GTGACATAGACCATAGGGTATTATATAAGAACTTTAATTATATGATTACTGAGAATTTCTTTAGAGATATAATGTCTTCAATTAAGGATAGTCTAGCGATGATTGATAGACAATTAATGCTAGTATATAATCATTTAAACAATATGGATTCAAGTAACTCAGAGAATAACAAAACACAATTTAAAGCTTTATTATCAAAGATAATTCACGATATCTATATAGTTAAGGTAAGACAAGAATTAGGGTTTGTAATTGATTTTAAGAAACCTACTGATGTTATAGTGGATTATATCTTTACCAAATCCAACAATGGAGAAGATTCTAGAAGTTATAGCGATAGTTTCATTAGAATAATAAACAGACTTAATGAAATAGGTAAAAATGATATTAAATTTGATAATTATATTGAGTTTGAAAGAGAAATATTCATTGAGGATGAATTCGCAAGTAAATTAGGTAATACAATCTTGAAAGTTATAAATAAGGACTTTAAGTGGAATCTATTTTTTAAGATTTTATTTGAAATAGAGGCATCTAACAATGCCGAAGATTTCGAAGGCTTCATATGTTTTATTAGGTCAAGATTATGTAGTGGTGTAACCCAAGCATTGAAAGAAAAGGACATTGACAATAGTCAAAAGGAAGAAATCATGGAATGTGTTAGAGCATATATCTTAGAACTATTTGAAAAATACACGAATATTGATTTAATAAATTTATGTAATATAAAATCCCTAAATAATACCATCAGGAGAACATTTAAAAATATAAATAATTATGAGGACTGGTTATTATCTAAATCAGTACTATATAATAATATAATGAATTATTGTATAATGTATAAGTAAGGCTAAGCCTTACTTATATTTTTTTGTTTTAATAGGGTATAATTATATCAAAGGGAGGTATCAAGATGAGAATACTCAGCGGAATAAAACACACATTAATTAATATAAAAAAGAGTATAGAAAGATTTCCCGTTACCATTGTATTATCTGTGCTATTTACAATACTATTGATTTACAATATTGAAGTTTCAAGGCAAATTTCTCATGATACAAGCGAAAGATTGATGAGATTAAATATGGTTTTAGGACTTGGACTGCCAATGTCCTTATTTATAGGTTTATTGAGTGAAAGACTATTTAAAGAGAAAAAGTATAGTTTAGCAGTATACCTATTAAGTGGAGTTTTATTGGTATTGTACTACAAGTTTCTGTTACCAGAGTTTGAAATGGTATCAATGACTAGATTCTTCGGAACAATGCTATTTTTTATAATAAGTTGCTTCTATGCTCTTAAAATAAAACATGATATAAACTATGAGACCTTTGTAATAAAGGTGTTTTCGAGCATATTTATTACTATTCTTTATTCGGCGGTTCTATTTATTGGGTTAACAGCTATTTTATTTACAATAGAGAATCTTTTTGAAGTAAATCTATTGAATAATATATATTTATATATGTTCTTTATAGTTGTATTTATATTTGGTGTACCTTTGTTTCTATCAAAAGTTCCTGAAAAGGATGAGGATTTTATAGATTATGAATACTCAAAATCACTGAAGGTATTACTATTATATATCGTAATTCCTTTGATAACCACATATTCAATCATTCTATATGCATATTTTATTAAGATTCTAATAACTTGGTCATGGCCAAAAGGTTTAGTATCACATTTAGTACTATGGTATTCTGTTATAAGCGTAGGGGTAATATTCTTTATTAATCCGATTTTAGAGGAAAATAAATTAGCTAAAGGATTTAAATTTTGGTTCCCTAAATTTATATTACCTATAATGGCAATGATGTTTATATCTATATGGCAACGTATTGAACAATATGGAATTACTGAGAACCGCTATTATGTAATAGTTCTAGGTTTCTGGGTATTTGGAATTATGTTGTATTTCACGTTTATGAAACCATTAAGGAATATTATAATACCTATTTCTTTATCAATAGTTGTATTATTATCAATCTACGGACCTATTAGTAGCTACAGTATGTCAAAGGCTAGCCAAAATAATAGATTAGAAAGAATTTTAGAAGAGAACAATATGTTAAATAACGGAGTGATAACAAGTAATACTAATCTTGATAGTCAGGTTCAAAATGAAATAAGCAATATCATTAGTTATTTTTATCGAAACCATTCCTTAGAAGATATAAAGGTATTTCCTAATGATTATGAAGTTGAGGATACAAAAGAATTGTTGGGATTTGATTATAGTCCGTATATAAATATCTATGATAATATGAAGTATTTTAACTATTATCTTAACCTAAATGGAATTGCCTTAGATGTAAAAGGGTATGAATATTATGTAAATATGTCATCCTGGAAAGATGAGTTAATCACTATAGATGATATGAGTATCGATATAAAGCGATACAATCATATGCTAAATATCTTTGAAGAGGATAATACTCTTATATCAGTAGATATCAAGGAATTAGCTGAAGAAATTCATAATAATTCAACAGATAAGTCTCTAGACAAAAATATGAAGAGCGTAGATAATATGACATTTAATATTGGGAATGATAAAGTTAAAGTCAGAATAGTTTTTACAAATCTTAGTGGAAGAATTAATGTGTCAAACAATGGAATGGAACTTCAAAGTGCAGAGTTCATATTGTTAATTCATAAAGAAAATTAATCACCTGTGGAGGAGTGTTATAATGAAAGAGATTTATTTAGCTGGAGGTTGCTTCTGGGGAGTAGAAGAATATTTTTCAAGAATTAATGGAGTTATAGACACAGAGGTAGGTTATGCAAATGGAACTGTAGAATCTCCCACATACCAGCAGGTATGTACAGGCACTACAGGACATTCTGAAACAACATATATCAAGTATGATGAAAAGGAAATATCTTTAGAGGCATTATTAGAAAGATTTTTTAGAATAATTGACCCAACCCTATTAAATAGACAGGGTGGCGACATTGGAAATCAATATAGGACTGGGATTTACTATATTGACGAGTCAGATTTAGAAACAATAAATAGGATAATTTCTGATGTTCAAAAGAAATATGAGAAACCAATAGTTACTGAAGTAAAAGAATTAGTTTGTTTCTACGAAGCAGAGGACTACCACCAAGATTATCTAAAGAAAAACCCTGGAGGATATTGTCACGTAGACATGAATGCGTAACCAATTCATAATGCACAATTAACATTTGTGTCAATCTGAGTACAACATATTGTCATCCCGAGCACCACATATTGTCATCCCAAGCACCACATATTGTCATCCCGAGCGTAGTCGAGGGATCTCGGGTTTAAAGGAGAATAAATGAAAAGATTTAAAAAAATATATATTGAAATAACTAATGTATGTAATTTAAAATGTGAATTTTGTCCGGAAACAAATAGAAAACCTAAATTCATGGAAGTTGATGAATTTAGGTTTATTCTTGATAAGATAAAGGACTACACAGATTATATATATCTTCATATAAAAGGGGAACCATTATTACATCCAAAGCTTGATGAAATTTTGGATGTAGCAAATGATTATGGTATAAAAGTCAACTTAACAACAAATGGAACATTAATAGGCCAAAATAAGGACTTGTTATTATCAAAGCCAGGATTAAGACAGGTAAATATTTCTCTCCATAGCCTAGAACAAAATGAATGGTATAATAATAAAGAAGAATATATTGATGATGTTTTAGAGTTTATTGATGAGGCAAAGACTTCAAATGTCATAGTGGCATTAAGATTATGGAATTTAGGTGAGAGCATTAATGAAAATATAATAAAGAATGAATTTATCCTGAAAAAACTAATCGAATCATTGAACTTAGACACAACAATATTCGAGAACTTTAATGAAAGAAATGGCATTAAGATTAGGGACAGACTATATTTGAATAGGGACTTAGAGTTTGCTTGGCCAGACCTTAATAATGAATTTTATGAAGAACAAGGATTTTGTTATGGTTTAAGAGACCAACTTGGGATATTAGTGGATGGAACAATAATACCATGTTGTCTTGATGGAGAAGGAATAATTAACTTAGGAAATATATTTGAAGAAAAAATTGAACATATTCTAAATAATGAAAGAGCAGTAAACTTATATAATAATTTTTCTAATCGACGTACACACGAAGAGCTCTGTAAAAGGTGCGGATATAAAAATAAGTTTAATTAAAAATATGTTTATTTAATAGTTAAATAAAATTAATAATGTTGACGCTATATGTTGAGTTTTGATAGAATTAATAGACAATATATAGTGTTTTTAATATTTGGAGGTATTGAAATGATTACTAAGATAAAGAAAAGAGATGGCAGAGAAGTACCTTTTAATATAGAGAAAATTGCTAATGCCATATTTAAAGCAGCTCAAGCAGCAGGCGGACAAGATTATAAAATATCTATGAGCTTAGCTGAGGAAGTTGTTGTATATTGCGAAAAAAAATACAAGGGAATAGTCCCAGAAGTTGAAGATATACAAGATGCAGTTGAAAAGATATTAATTGAATCAGGACATGCTAGGACTGCTAAGGAATACATATTATACAGAGCTGAACGTAGTAGAACAAGGGAAATGAATTCTAGGCTTATGAAGGTATTAGAGGATTTAACCTTTAAAGATGCAAAAGATGCAGACATAAAAAGAGAAAATGCAAATATCGATGGAGATACAGCAATGGGGACCATGCTTAAATATGGTTCTGAGGGGGCAAAGGAATTTTATAATTTATTTGTGTTAAATCCAGACCATTCAGAGGGACACAAATCTGGAGCTATACATATTCATGATTTAGATTTTTTGACACTGACTACTACTTGTTGTCAAATAGATATAGTTAAACTATTTAAAAATGGATTTAGTACAGGCCATGGTCACTTAAGAGAACCTCAGGATATATCTTCCTATGCTTCACTGGCTTGTATAGCAATTCAGTCAAATCAAAATGACCAGCATGGAGGTCAAAGTATACCTAACTTCGATTATGGTATGGCAATAGGAGTAAGAAAAACTTATAAGAAACTATATCGAACAAATATGAAAAAGACCATTGAATTATTAGTGGATAATGTGGACTTGAGTGAAAATATTGATAATGTTTTTTATATATTAGAAAAAGATTATGATTTGATACCTTCAATGTCAGATAATGAAGAATATCTTAACAAAGAGGGAGAATATCTTCTTGAGATATTAAATGATGAAGAATTAGTAAGTAAATCTCAAAAGTTCACACTAAAAAATGCATTAATGGACACAGACAGAAAAACGTATCAAGCTATGGAAGCACTAATTCATAACTTAAATACAATGCATTCAAGAGCAGGAGCACAGGTGCCTTTTAGCTCGATAAATTATGGTACAGATACATCTGTAGAAGGTAGAATGGCTATAAAAAATCTGCTATTAGCAACTGAAAGTGGCCTTGGAAATGGTGAAACACCAATATTCCCAGTTCAAATATTTAAAGTAAAAGAAGGAATTAACTATAATAAGGAAGATACAAATTATGATTTATTCAAATTAGCTTGTAAGGTAAGCTCAAAGAGATTGTTCCCTAATTTCTCATTTATTGATGCTCCTTATAACTTAAAATACTATAAATCTGGGCGACCAGAAACTGAGATTGCATATATGGGCTGTAGAACTAGGGTAATTGGTAATGTATTTGATGAATCAAAGGAAATAGTCAATGGAAGAGGAAATCTTAGCTTCACAACTATTAATCTTCCTAGAATTGGGCTAGAGAATAGAGGGGATATTCTAGGGTTCTATAATCAATTGGACAAAACTATAAACTTAGTGATTGAACAACTATTAGAAAGATTTGAAATACAAGCCAATAAAAAGGTTAAAAATTATCCGTTTTTAATGGGACAAGGTATTTGGATAGACTCTGATAAGCTAAGCAGTGATGATGCGGTAAGAGAAGTATTGAAACATGGAACTTTATCAATGGGCTTTATAGGTCTTGCAGAATGTTTAAAGGCATTAACTGGAAGCCACCATGGGGAATCAAAGGAAGCACAAAAATTAGGTCTTGAAATAATTAGACATATGAGAAAAAGAATGGATGATATTGCTAAGGAATACAATATGAACTTTACTCTTCTAGCGACACCTGCAGAAGGAACTTCTGGAAGATTTGTTAGAATTGATAAAAAGATATATGGTGAGATAGAAGGGGTTACAGATAGGGAATATTACACCAATAGCTTTCATGTGCCAGTTTACTATGATATAAATGCCTATAACAAGATAATGATTGAAGCACCATATCATGAGTTGACTAATGCTGGTCATATTACTTATGTGGAAGTTGATGGAGATCCGTCAATGAATGTTGATGCTTTTGAAAAGATAATAAGGCTTATGAAGGAAACGGGAATTGGATACGGTTCTATTAATCACCCTATAGATAGAGATCCTGTGTGTGGATACAATGGAATAATAGGCGATACATGTCCTAAATGTGGAAGGGCTGAAGGAGATATTCCATTTGAAAGAATTAGAAGGATTACTGGATATCTAGTTGGTACTTTGGATAGATTCAATGATGCAAAGAGGTCGGAAGAACATGACAGGATTAAACATTTCTCATTCAATAGATAATAATATAAAAACCATAAGGGTAGCAGGTTTAGTTGAGGAGTCAATAGTAGACGGTCCTGGAATTAGATTAGTTATATTTACTCAG
The DNA window shown above is from Tissierella sp. Yu-01 and carries:
- a CDS encoding DUF4153 domain-containing protein; this translates as MRILSGIKHTLINIKKSIERFPVTIVLSVLFTILLIYNIEVSRQISHDTSERLMRLNMVLGLGLPMSLFIGLLSERLFKEKKYSLAVYLLSGVLLVLYYKFLLPEFEMVSMTRFFGTMLFFIISCFYALKIKHDINYETFVIKVFSSIFITILYSAVLFIGLTAILFTIENLFEVNLLNNIYLYMFFIVVFIFGVPLFLSKVPEKDEDFIDYEYSKSLKVLLLYIVIPLITTYSIILYAYFIKILITWSWPKGLVSHLVLWYSVISVGVIFFINPILEENKLAKGFKFWFPKFILPIMAMMFISIWQRIEQYGITENRYYVIVLGFWVFGIMLYFTFMKPLRNIIIPISLSIVVLLSIYGPISSYSMSKASQNNRLERILEENNMLNNGVITSNTNLDSQVQNEISNIISYFYRNHSLEDIKVFPNDYEVEDTKELLGFDYSPYINIYDNMKYFNYYLNLNGIALDVKGYEYYVNMSSWKDELITIDDMSIDIKRYNHMLNIFEEDNTLISVDIKELAEEIHNNSTDKSLDKNMKSVDNMTFNIGNDKVKVRIVFTNLSGRINVSNNGMELQSAEFILLIHKEN
- the msrA gene encoding peptide-methionine (S)-S-oxide reductase MsrA, which produces MKEIYLAGGCFWGVEEYFSRINGVIDTEVGYANGTVESPTYQQVCTGTTGHSETTYIKYDEKEISLEALLERFFRIIDPTLLNRQGGDIGNQYRTGIYYIDESDLETINRIISDVQKKYEKPIVTEVKELVCFYEAEDYHQDYLKKNPGGYCHVDMNA
- a CDS encoding radical SAM/SPASM domain-containing protein; protein product: MKRFKKIYIEITNVCNLKCEFCPETNRKPKFMEVDEFRFILDKIKDYTDYIYLHIKGEPLLHPKLDEILDVANDYGIKVNLTTNGTLIGQNKDLLLSKPGLRQVNISLHSLEQNEWYNNKEEYIDDVLEFIDEAKTSNVIVALRLWNLGESINENIIKNEFILKKLIESLNLDTTIFENFNERNGIKIRDRLYLNRDLEFAWPDLNNEFYEEQGFCYGLRDQLGILVDGTIIPCCLDGEGIINLGNIFEEKIEHILNNERAVNLYNNFSNRRTHEELCKRCGYKNKFN
- a CDS encoding anaerobic ribonucleoside triphosphate reductase; its protein translation is MITKIKKRDGREVPFNIEKIANAIFKAAQAAGGQDYKISMSLAEEVVVYCEKKYKGIVPEVEDIQDAVEKILIESGHARTAKEYILYRAERSRTREMNSRLMKVLEDLTFKDAKDADIKRENANIDGDTAMGTMLKYGSEGAKEFYNLFVLNPDHSEGHKSGAIHIHDLDFLTLTTTCCQIDIVKLFKNGFSTGHGHLREPQDISSYASLACIAIQSNQNDQHGGQSIPNFDYGMAIGVRKTYKKLYRTNMKKTIELLVDNVDLSENIDNVFYILEKDYDLIPSMSDNEEYLNKEGEYLLEILNDEELVSKSQKFTLKNALMDTDRKTYQAMEALIHNLNTMHSRAGAQVPFSSINYGTDTSVEGRMAIKNLLLATESGLGNGETPIFPVQIFKVKEGINYNKEDTNYDLFKLACKVSSKRLFPNFSFIDAPYNLKYYKSGRPETEIAYMGCRTRVIGNVFDESKEIVNGRGNLSFTTINLPRIGLENRGDILGFYNQLDKTINLVIEQLLERFEIQANKKVKNYPFLMGQGIWIDSDKLSSDDAVREVLKHGTLSMGFIGLAECLKALTGSHHGESKEAQKLGLEIIRHMRKRMDDIAKEYNMNFTLLATPAEGTSGRFVRIDKKIYGEIEGVTDREYYTNSFHVPVYYDINAYNKIMIEAPYHELTNAGHITYVEVDGDPSMNVDAFEKIIRLMKETGIGYGSINHPIDRDPVCGYNGIIGDTCPKCGRAEGDIPFERIRRITGYLVGTLDRFNDAKRSEEHDRIKHFSFNR